GAGATGCTTCCGCCCGACAGATCGCCGAACACGCTGCGCTGCGCCCAGTCGAACAGATCGCTCGTGCTCATCGTCTGTCCGCGCTGCCCGGTGAGCGAGAGCGCGTCGAGCCGCTGCAACACGGCGGGTTGGAACGCCTGACCCAGCACGTTGAGCTGCCACGCGCCGACAACATCGATGACCGGCACGTCATGGCGCGGCGGTGGATTGTATGCCCAAGCGGCACCGTTCCACGGCGACCATTCGGCGTAGGTCATGGTGTTCAACAATCTCGGCGAGAACTGCCAAGCACTGTCCGAGAAAAGGTACTTGTCCAGCACGCCCCACGCACGAAGTTCTTCCGATCGGGGCACAGGGGTCAACGGCACGGTGCTGCCAGGATCGCCGGCATGCGCGCGCGACAGGTACTGCCCCGCAACGAAGTGGTCTGCCATCCGGACGTCATAGCCATAGCCCCCGAAGACGTCGGTGAATGAGTCTAGAGAGCGCTGATACGACTCGCCGCCGCCGGGCATGCGCCGGTCAAGCGTGTGCAGCAATGATTGCGACAAATCCATCTGCGACGATAGCCATCCCAGCGTGTTGTTCGACAAGTCAAATTGGTTGACGCGCGGATCGACCGCATGACCGCTGGGCCAGGACACATCTTCGTCGGATGCAAAGCGGTACATCGGATCAGACCACTTCGTAGCCCACGAGCGAAGGGTAGTCAGTTCGGCTTGCGGCGTCGTTGCGTTCGGTATCGCGGCGTATCCGTAATGAATCGCATAATAGTCGTACGGTCCGAGGACGATCTGCCAGTACTGGCCTTGCGGCGTGCCGTTCGGCCAGATGTTCATCGGCGCGTATTCCATCACCGACGTCGCGATGCCGTATCGCGAGGTGAACGCCTTGCTCTGCAGCTGCTTCGCGGTGTAAGCTTCCGATCCGATGAAGTTGTGCTGCAGGCCCATATCGTGCCCGGACTCGTGCAGCGCTATGTTCTTCAAGAAGTCGTAGTCGAATTGGTTTTGCGAATACGACGCGCTGCGGCCCAGTAGGTTGAGAGCGACGCTGCCGAAGGCGGCGTGATCGCGCATCGCCTCGCCATACGCGGATTCCGTCGACCCAAAGCCTCGCGAAGCGCTCGATGCCGCCGGCGCGACGAGATCGCGCCATTGGATGTGATTGAAGTACATGAGATCGGCGTCGAAGAGCACGCCCGTGTGAAACTCTTCGCCGGTGCGCGGGTCGATCATCAACTGCGCTTCGGCGAATCCGCCGCCGTTGGACTCGGTCAGCCAGCGCAGCATGTTGTTGCGCACGTCGTCGGGATCAAACGTCGGATCGTTCGGCTGATCTTTGACTTGGATAGCGTTGAGGATGCCGACTTTCGCAAACGCCTTGTTCCACTCCATGATCCCGTCGCGCAGCGCCGGTCGGTACATGTCCGGAACGGCGTTGCTCAAGTAGAACACCATGGGGTTCGTGGCCACGGACGGCCGCGTTGGATCCTGCGGCTTGAAGTTCCAGCGGATGATGTAGTGGAGCTGCCGGCTGTCGACATGATCGGAGCTGAAATCGAGCACCACGTTCGAGAAATAGCCGACGCGATCGTCGGCGATGCGCGGCATGTATCCGTCGTTCGGCGGCGCGACGAGGTTGTAGTCGATGCGGAACGAGATGCTCCGCGGATCCGGCACGTTGTCCACCACGTCGGGGACGTCGGTCACCCAATTCTGTCGGACTTCCAGCAGCACGTTCTGCGGAAACGCTTTGGTCGGGCCGAAACTCGCGGTATCGGTATCCAGCCGATACGAATTCTCCGGCGTCGTCCCCAGCGAGTTCTTCAGCGAATCGCTCAGGTCGATCACGTCGCCGAGGAACGCATCGGCGGAAATCACGATGTCGCCGGTCTTGTCGTCTTCCGCCGCGATTTTCGCGACGCCGACGTTGGAGTCTGCGGTGGTCAGGTCGATCGCTCGCGCATTTGGACTCCCCGCCGGAGCCATGAAGTTCGTGTTGGGCCACGTGATGAACACTTTGTCATCCGTCCGCGAGAAGCGGATCAGCCGAGCGGGAGCGTAGTCGAACGCGCCCGGATAGATGCCGAAGCCGCCGAGGCCGTTCACCGGCACGGCGCTCTGGATGAAATCCGTGTCCAATTGATCTTTGCGCAGCTCGAGGTAGACTTTGCCATCCTTGCGCCAGACGGTGAACAAGCCCGGCTGGCCTTGTGCGCCGTCGATAAACTTTGCATACGGCGTCGGCCCGCTATCCGAACCATCTGCGGCGGCGTCCGCCCGCGCGGCTGCAACATTGCCGGCGATCAGGAATACGGCAAGAGCCGACATCAAAATCCGCTTGATCATTGGTGTTCCGTCCTCATAAGTGCGAGCCGGCAGTCGCATACGACGCCGGCAACTACATTATTAAGCGACGATTATGGCCGGGCTCGCGTTTTCCCTATCCGAAGCCGCGCGTGAAATTTCCGGTGCGGACACCTGGAAATTCTCGGGTGAGCCAATCGAACCAGGCGCGCATGCCGATGGTCGCGTGCGGCGGTCGTCCGACCGCAGCGAAATAGGTTTCAGGGTCGACGTTCAGTGTTCTAGTCTGCACCATGTCGATCGGAAACTTAAGAAGTATTTCACCAAATGAGCGCATCTCGCTCTCGGCGTCGGTGATACCCGGATGCGTGAGCAGATTCAGCGATATCGCCGCGCCTGCGTCGCTCGCCACCTGTAGGCTCGCAAGCACGTGTCCGAAGTCGTATCCGCGCGGACGGTAGTATGCAGCGTACACATCAGGCCGGCATGAGTTCAGGCTGACGCGGATCGAGCGGACGCCCGCATCTACAATGCGCGCAAGCGCGCTAGGCGAACTCGCATTCGTGTTGCAGTGTATCACGCCCGCCGACGTCCTCTTGCGAATGGCCGCCACAGCGGCGGCGATGCGCGGTGCGGCGAGCAGCGGTTCTCCCTCGCAGCCTTGACCGAACGAGACCATGGATCCGCCGCCGTCCAGATGGGCTACCGCGAGATCTACTATCTCGTGCTCGGTCGGCAACGCACGGACGCGCTCTTGCGCGCTCACAATACCCGCTCCCGGCTCCTGTTCGGAAATGCAGCCGATACAGCGCGCGTTGCAAGCAGGCGATACCGGTATGGCTGCTTCGCCCGCCCGAAGGAACATGTTCTGCGCCGTATAGCAACCATATTCTGTCGCGCAGCGGGTCAATTGCCGCAGCAGCAGACCGGCGCCGAACTCAGACGTCCGCGCCGCTATGCCGGCCCGAACGGCATTGGGCTCGTGCGAACGGGCAGACCATGTTTCGAGCGCGTCGGTGTGCTTCGCGGCAACGACGATCGTGGCGCCGTCCCAAGCCGCAGCCGCGTAGCCATAGAGAGGAAGGGTCGGTGCGCCGGCCCGGCGTTCGAACGCCGGGAGAAGCGTTCTCGTATATCCGAGCGGCAACGCCACGGCAACTGCGTCCGCGATCTCGCCCGCCGCGTCGGGTAAGACGGTCCGCGCGCCGCGGTCGTAGCAGATCGCATCACGCCCGGGAAGCGTGAGCAGGAGCGTCCCCGGAGGCATCGGGATAAAATCTTCTTCCGTCGCCAGTCGCTCGCGCCCGTCGTCCACCGCCGCAGTGAGATCGGGAAAATCCAGCACGGCGCCATCCCGACGAGCGAAGAGCGGAGCGGGCGCGGTCACGCCTTTTCCGCGACGAGCATCGCCTTGAATTCGTCGTCGCCCACCGCGACTTCAGCGCGGAAGACGATTTCGGCGGGCCCTGTCATCACGACGTTGGCGGTCGGCGCCGGCCACGCTATCGTCAATGCGCCGCCTCGCATGCGCACGTCGAGCGGCGATTGCGCTCGACCAGTCACGATCGAAGCGACGGCCGCCGCGCATGCACCGGACCCGCATGCATTCGTTTCCCCGACGCCGCGCTCGAAGACGCGCAGCGACATCGCGCCGTGTTCCACACGAGCCACTTCGTAGTTCGCGCCATTCGGGAAGAGATCGAGCCGTTCCATGGCCGCGGCGTGCGCCGCGAGATCGACTCGCTCCGGCGGCTCGTCGACGAACGTCACGCAATGCGGGTTCCCCATCGAGAGCGCCGTCACTCGCTTCGGCCCGACCGCGGTTTCGACCGTCACATCGAGCGCGCGGTCGTCTGCATTTCCGCGCATCGGGATCTCGCGGCGCAGCAGGCGCGGTGCGCCCATGTCGACCGCCACAGCCGATACGCCTTCGATGTCAACGACTTCTAGCGTGACAGGGCCGCCTTTGGTCTGCGCGGTCAGCCGCGTGGGAAGGCTCGCGCGGTCGAGCGCCAAGTAGCGCGCGATGCAGCGCAGCCCGTTGCCGCACATCTCCGCTTCGCTTCCATCGGCGTTGAAGATGCGCATCGCGAAATCCGCTCCGGGCAGCGTGGGCGTTTCCACGACGAGAAGCCCGTCCGCTCCGATATCATGCCGGCGTCTGCACCACTTGCGCGCGAGCGCAGCGTAGGGCAGACGATCGCCCGACGGATTCTCGAGCACGATGAAGTCGTTGCCCGTCCCTTGCGCTTTGGTGACGGCAAACGTGCGCATTTCGGTTTTGCCTGGTTAGTGAGGGGCCGCGCTCGTGGCTGGTTCGGCAGGCGGCACGGCCTCAGCCGAGCGCGCCGGCGGTCCGCCGACGTCTGCGCCGCTGAACGTGACGGCGCCCTGTGGCGAAACGGTGGAAACAGCGTGTTTATAGACGAGGTGCGGCTTGTTATCGTATTCGAGAATGATCGTGAAATTGTCGAACCCGCGAACGTGACCGCGCAACTGGAACCCGTTGCGCAAGTAGATCGTCACGAGCGCGTTCTCTCTCTTTATCGCGAGCAAGTACGCGTCTTGCAGCGGGAGATTCGATTTCAAAGCCGGGTACAATTCACGCCGTTCGGCGCAATTCCCTTGCCGCCGCGGCCGCGGCACGCGCAGCGTCCGCGACGTCGTCGGCGTCGATCACGCGCGCACCGTGCACGCGACGAAACCACGTCGCCTGGCGCGATGCGTACTGCGATGTCCGCTGGACGACGCGCGCGAAAAGTTCAG
This genomic window from Candidatus Eremiobacteraceae bacterium contains:
- a CDS encoding zinc-dependent metalloprotease translates to MIKRILMSALAVFLIAGNVAAARADAAADGSDSGPTPYAKFIDGAQGQPGLFTVWRKDGKVYLELRKDQLDTDFIQSAVPVNGLGGFGIYPGAFDYAPARLIRFSRTDDKVFITWPNTNFMAPAGSPNARAIDLTTADSNVGVAKIAAEDDKTGDIVISADAFLGDVIDLSDSLKNSLGTTPENSYRLDTDTASFGPTKAFPQNVLLEVRQNWVTDVPDVVDNVPDPRSISFRIDYNLVAPPNDGYMPRIADDRVGYFSNVVLDFSSDHVDSRQLHYIIRWNFKPQDPTRPSVATNPMVFYLSNAVPDMYRPALRDGIMEWNKAFAKVGILNAIQVKDQPNDPTFDPDDVRNNMLRWLTESNGGGFAEAQLMIDPRTGEEFHTGVLFDADLMYFNHIQWRDLVAPAASSASRGFGSTESAYGEAMRDHAAFGSVALNLLGRSASYSQNQFDYDFLKNIALHESGHDMGLQHNFIGSEAYTAKQLQSKAFTSRYGIATSVMEYAPMNIWPNGTPQGQYWQIVLGPYDYYAIHYGYAAIPNATTPQAELTTLRSWATKWSDPMYRFASDEDVSWPSGHAVDPRVNQFDLSNNTLGWLSSQMDLSQSLLHTLDRRMPGGGESYQRSLDSFTDVFGGYGYDVRMADHFVAGQYLSRAHAGDPGSTVPLTPVPRSEELRAWGVLDKYLFSDSAWQFSPRLLNTMTYAEWSPWNGAAWAYNPPPRHDVPVIDVVGAWQLNVLGQAFQPAVLQRLDALSLTGQRGQTMSTSDLFDWAQRSVFGDLSGGSISGLSAIRRNLQEAYAGMLIRMAIAPQPGTPSGAQALARAKLVQLQSALRQVQMSKSIDEETLAHLQFMQTRVAQALNAQVVMPAR
- a CDS encoding radical SAM protein produces the protein MTAPAPLFARRDGAVLDFPDLTAAVDDGRERLATEEDFIPMPPGTLLLTLPGRDAICYDRGARTVLPDAAGEIADAVAVALPLGYTRTLLPAFERRAGAPTLPLYGYAAAAWDGATIVVAAKHTDALETWSARSHEPNAVRAGIAARTSEFGAGLLLRQLTRCATEYGCYTAQNMFLRAGEAAIPVSPACNARCIGCISEQEPGAGIVSAQERVRALPTEHEIVDLAVAHLDGGGSMVSFGQGCEGEPLLAAPRIAAAVAAIRKRTSAGVIHCNTNASSPSALARIVDAGVRSIRVSLNSCRPDVYAAYYRPRGYDFGHVLASLQVASDAGAAISLNLLTHPGITDAESEMRSFGEILLKFPIDMVQTRTLNVDPETYFAAVGRPPHATIGMRAWFDWLTREFPGVRTGNFTRGFG
- the dapF gene encoding diaminopimelate epimerase — its product is MRTFAVTKAQGTGNDFIVLENPSGDRLPYAALARKWCRRRHDIGADGLLVVETPTLPGADFAMRIFNADGSEAEMCGNGLRCIARYLALDRASLPTRLTAQTKGGPVTLEVVDIEGVSAVAVDMGAPRLLRREIPMRGNADDRALDVTVETAVGPKRVTALSMGNPHCVTFVDEPPERVDLAAHAAAMERLDLFPNGANYEVARVEHGAMSLRVFERGVGETNACGSGACAAAVASIVTGRAQSPLDVRMRGGALTIAWPAPTANVVMTGPAEIVFRAEVAVGDDEFKAMLVAEKA